From Spiroplasma eriocheiris, the proteins below share one genomic window:
- a CDS encoding lipoprotein: MKKLLAILGAVGLTTTGASSVVACSNHAKTEEPSVDPRNDEFHQKQVARLIKKIQNYNTKKPLLIDGDYKNINSQLIVKMINHNFNLKGVVVNVNKVEKITEPFKQLGTAVVNSITDNGVEVLTTPISLKYSTVQIVNVKAISNDLNNINQVTNPKLVDVKLPIPGIDLTLGSLLDNSMVPTILNLIPTDPNLASNDDQQKWDQLMQMVEGLAKGLLDKELSFKKTINNVPVVGNADIVLEKVTVKEIIDAVRPDLISLVNYVKANMQTTHNLPLLLFKYLLSPVDSKMPPIKNVKDGEPHNNFEHLLADLLDGRQGGKDMKKVKIKVGFFPYAITWKVISDKNFNLVEYTFKSLVESFLNNGEGIDMLNGKLTVKVKGELLSFKINQEIPLPMSLLSNLIVPILIGGSPSGNLENANVELLHGKLLVLTTTDGATWHPAKTIADLMQAKDVTVSGENLQFKVSDKTDDSLSITTNDNLAIGLNLG; this comes from the coding sequence ATGAAAAAATTATTAGCGATTTTAGGAGCCGTGGGGTTAACAACAACCGGAGCATCATCAGTTGTTGCTTGTAGTAATCATGCTAAAACTGAAGAACCATCTGTTGACCCCCGCAATGATGAATTTCATCAAAAGCAAGTAGCACGTTTAATTAAAAAAATTCAAAATTATAATACAAAAAAACCGTTACTAATTGATGGAGATTATAAAAATATTAATTCACAGTTAATTGTAAAGATGATTAACCACAATTTTAATTTAAAAGGGGTGGTTGTCAATGTTAACAAGGTTGAAAAAATTACTGAACCATTTAAACAGTTAGGAACAGCAGTTGTTAATTCAATTACTGATAATGGGGTTGAAGTATTAACCACTCCAATTAGTCTTAAATATTCAACTGTGCAAATTGTGAATGTCAAAGCAATTAGTAATGATTTAAATAATATTAATCAAGTAACCAACCCCAAATTAGTGGATGTTAAATTACCAATCCCTGGCATTGATTTGACCTTAGGTAGTTTATTGGATAATTCCATGGTCCCAACAATTTTAAATTTAATTCCAACAGACCCTAATTTAGCAAGTAACGATGATCAACAAAAATGAGATCAATTAATGCAAATGGTTGAAGGATTAGCAAAAGGTCTATTAGACAAGGAACTAAGTTTTAAGAAAACTATTAACAATGTGCCCGTTGTTGGGAACGCAGATATTGTTTTAGAAAAAGTGACAGTGAAAGAAATTATTGATGCGGTTCGTCCCGACTTAATTAGTTTAGTTAATTATGTTAAAGCTAATATGCAAACAACTCATAACTTACCATTGTTACTCTTTAAATATTTATTATCACCAGTTGATTCTAAAATGCCACCAATTAAAAATGTAAAAGATGGTGAACCACACAATAACTTTGAACATTTATTAGCGGATTTATTAGATGGTCGCCAAGGCGGAAAGGATATGAAAAAAGTCAAAATTAAAGTTGGTTTTTTTCCTTACGCAATAACTTGAAAAGTTATTAGTGATAAGAATTTTAATTTAGTGGAATATACCTTCAAATCATTAGTTGAAAGTTTTTTAAATAATGGTGAAGGTATTGATATGCTTAATGGTAAATTAACTGTTAAAGTGAAAGGTGAACTTTTAAGTTTTAAAATTAATCAAGAAATACCGTTACCGATGTCTTTATTAAGCAATTTAATTGTTCCAATATTAATCGGGGGGTCGCCTAGTGGCAACCTAGAAAATGCAAATGTTGAATTATTACACGGAAAATTATTAGTACTAACAACAACTGATGGGGCAACTTGACACCCAGCTAAAACAATTGCTGATCTTATGCAAGCGAAAGATGTTACTGTGAGTGGGGAAAATTTACAATTTAAAGTTAGCGATAAAACCGATGATAGTTTATCAATTACAACTAACGATAATTTAGCAATTGGGTTAAATCTTGGCTAA
- a CDS encoding hemolysin family protein → MLDSSTALFVLLPLMIILLIFSSFFSASETAITSINVIRLKQLAKGKRTKVRSKNREIKSAKRVYKFIKDYDRTLATILMANTLINTALATIGALFFATFIRSEATATWVATAVIGVVVLIFGEIVPKIIAKRSPEKFSIFASYILWVWKIVLYPFTWLLVLKKEKPGQVSTTENELLELISTIESEGVLEKNEKQLIESAITFDEKNVGDVMRDKEKVKAVFNDTNWRDLQKIYKEERFTRMPIISRTDGSVEGILNIKDVLIAIIDKKEVNIKELASEPIYISKHLKLDDALELLQQEQVHMAIVTPNRESKTFIGVVTMEDIIEELVGEIYDEDDETGQVKEIGHHMYWMHGNTPIKKVFKKYLQLNVPPKAEGKTLYQWYVAQTGYEFTPNADLPEDFVYHNFAFRINREKTKKLKTKSNNVKSKAVIFEIEILTDSNSKDQF, encoded by the coding sequence ATGTTAGATTCCTCGACCGCGTTATTTGTTTTATTGCCCTTAATGATTATTTTATTAATATTTTCTTCTTTTTTTTCAGCTTCGGAAACGGCGATTACTTCAATTAATGTTATTCGGCTAAAGCAATTAGCAAAGGGAAAACGAACCAAAGTTCGGAGCAAAAACCGAGAAATTAAAAGTGCCAAACGAGTTTATAAATTTATTAAAGATTATGATCGTACTTTAGCAACAATTTTAATGGCAAATACCTTAATTAATACTGCTTTAGCGACTATTGGTGCTTTATTTTTTGCAACTTTTATTCGTAGTGAAGCCACTGCCACTTGAGTAGCAACAGCAGTAATTGGCGTAGTTGTTTTAATTTTTGGCGAAATTGTGCCCAAAATTATTGCCAAGCGTAGCCCCGAAAAATTTTCAATTTTTGCTTCTTATATTTTATGAGTTTGAAAAATTGTGCTATATCCGTTTACATGGTTGCTAGTTTTAAAAAAAGAAAAGCCCGGTCAGGTATCAACAACTGAAAATGAATTATTGGAATTAATTTCAACAATTGAATCGGAAGGAGTGCTTGAAAAAAACGAAAAACAGTTAATTGAATCAGCAATTACTTTTGATGAAAAAAATGTTGGTGATGTTATGCGGGATAAAGAAAAAGTAAAAGCAGTTTTTAATGATACCAACTGACGAGATTTACAAAAAATTTATAAAGAAGAACGTTTCACCAGAATGCCAATTATTTCGCGAACTGATGGTAGTGTAGAAGGAATTTTAAATATTAAGGATGTATTAATTGCTATTATTGATAAAAAAGAAGTAAACATCAAGGAATTAGCTAGTGAACCAATTTATATTTCCAAGCATTTAAAATTGGATGATGCGTTAGAATTATTACAACAAGAGCAAGTTCATATGGCGATTGTTACTCCTAATCGTGAAAGTAAAACTTTTATTGGTGTGGTCACGATGGAAGACATTATTGAAGAATTAGTTGGTGAAATTTATGATGAGGATGATGAAACTGGTCAGGTTAAAGAAATTGGTCATCATATGTACTGGATGCACGGAAACACTCCAATTAAAAAGGTTTTTAAAAAATATTTACAATTAAATGTTCCTCCCAAAGCGGAAGGCAAAACCTTATACCAATGGTATGTCGCCCAAACTGGTTATGAGTTTACCCCCAATGCTGATCTCCCCGAAGATTTTGTTTACCATAATTTTGCTTTTCGAATTAACCGCGAAAAAACAAAAAAATTAAAAACGAAAAGTAATAATGTCAAATCAAAAGCTGTTATTTTTGAAATTGAAATCTTAACTGATAGTAATTCAAAAGACCAATTTTAG
- a CDS encoding MurR/RpiR family transcriptional regulator, whose product MQIEKNIIEKLEEIVLINDKTVKVVIAKTILNLLKERDDFIINDVANISFTSVSSITKFCKNLGFAGWKEFYAFLKTEKKRQLYQNKAYSTLQESNTDVIINKIIENHSLLVSSTLDHNMEPIMNLVKNINKANKIYIIGNDRYLNLSNYFYHQLLILGYDTYFTTYHYVAKKILEKISATDLVIGILLHDETNYLYNLIQSKINVIPELTFNSIDIKPAAEQKNNNERADIVIDPNHSMMSLSEIAYNSLFIIINTALQMLNENRIS is encoded by the coding sequence ATGCAGATAGAAAAGAACATTATTGAAAAGTTAGAGGAAATTGTCTTAATTAATGACAAAACAGTTAAGGTAGTTATTGCAAAAACAATTTTAAATTTATTAAAAGAGCGTGATGATTTTATTATTAATGATGTTGCCAATATTTCTTTTACCAGCGTATCATCAATTACCAAGTTTTGTAAAAACTTAGGATTTGCTGGTTGAAAAGAATTCTATGCTTTTTTAAAAACGGAAAAAAAACGACAACTTTATCAAAATAAAGCTTATTCAACGCTTCAGGAAAGTAATACAGATGTAATTATTAATAAGATTATTGAAAATCATTCATTATTGGTATCCAGTACATTAGATCACAATATGGAACCAATAATGAACCTTGTTAAAAATATTAATAAGGCGAATAAAATTTATATTATTGGTAATGATCGGTATTTAAATTTATCAAATTATTTTTATCATCAATTATTAATTTTAGGTTATGATACTTATTTTACAACTTATCATTATGTTGCAAAAAAAATATTAGAAAAGATATCGGCCACTGATTTAGTAATTGGCATTCTATTGCATGATGAAACTAATTATTTATATAATTTAATTCAAAGTAAGATTAATGTTATTCCAGAACTTACTTTTAATTCCATTGACATCAAACCAGCTGCTGAACAGAAAAATAACAATGAACGAGCAGACATTGTTATTGATCCCAACCACAGCATGATGTCACTTAGCGAAATTGCTTATAATTCATTGTTTATTATTATAAACACAGCACTTCAAATGTTAAACGAAAATAGAATTTCTTAA
- a CDS encoding DeoR/GlpR family DNA-binding transcription regulator, which translates to MHRVERKNLLLSYLCKNSFHEMNHVLDFVNDYEISSTTARRDLKELEKEGIISMSYGGIHFLGLSNKACSIDLMHRNRNYDLKMIIANKANELIEPNDVLFVGSGSTCELFVSQITKPVKIVTNSLRILQLAKDNPNVQYHVLFGGKLRDKSQSFYGSFCEESLSLIQFAKVIISASNVDEEGYVYKSNEEEGRVELAALARVQTKILLVDSTKFNSVGFFKFTSLPTFTNIVTDKPEVFQTIASSAKVI; encoded by the coding sequence ATGCACCGTGTTGAGAGAAAAAACTTATTATTATCTTACCTATGTAAAAATAGTTTTCATGAGATGAACCATGTGTTAGATTTTGTGAATGACTATGAAATTTCATCAACAACAGCCCGCCGTGATTTAAAAGAGTTAGAAAAAGAAGGAATTATTAGTATGTCATACGGGGGGATTCACTTTTTAGGATTAAGTAACAAAGCTTGTAGCATTGACTTAATGCACCGGAACCGTAACTATGACTTAAAAATGATTATCGCTAACAAAGCTAATGAATTAATTGAACCAAATGATGTGCTATTTGTAGGGAGCGGGTCAACTTGTGAGTTATTTGTCAGCCAAATTACTAAGCCAGTTAAAATTGTTACTAATTCACTCCGAATTTTGCAATTAGCCAAAGACAACCCAAATGTTCAGTACCACGTTTTATTTGGTGGGAAGTTACGAGATAAATCACAATCGTTTTATGGATCATTTTGTGAAGAAAGTTTATCGTTAATTCAGTTTGCAAAAGTAATTATTAGTGCTAGTAATGTTGATGAAGAAGGTTATGTTTATAAAAGTAACGAAGAAGAGGGCCGTGTTGAACTAGCAGCGCTTGCTCGGGTTCAAACCAAAATCTTACTAGTTGATTCCACAAAATTCAATTCAGTAGGGTTCTTTAAATTTACATCATTGCCAACTTTTACAAATATTGTTACTGATAAACCAGAAGTTTTTCAAACAATCGCAAGTTCAGCCAAGGTAATATAG
- the uvrC gene encoding excinuclease ABC subunit UvrC: MANNLSLREQVSKLPDKPGCYIYYNIYNQVLYVGKAKNLKNRVSSYFNKVYNYKTTRLVNEIDHFETIITNTEKEALILEHNLIKQYKPKYNILLSDDKHYPYIVITKEHDPQYLYVRNISKKYARSYGPFPEGSHAREIIKILERLYPLRRCKGNLGKPCLYYHINQCSGACFKKVPREYYEEMIQHVDEFFKGNTSQIKALLTKKMHQTASNLQFEEANKIKLLIHRLDWTISDQNVDFLNKNQNVDVVGLFKTPEMLVITVLFYRLGKLSYKDSDYFMLANDDDPQEIIRLYLQNIYQKNILPKKIIIDPKVDLTELALLYPKIVKHPKNTNDRHVMKLAIANSQESYLQYQKYHQHRGSKEDLLLELKKLLNLPEIPYLIEMFDIANINDEFVTGGVITYKNGLPSRNDYRKYNIDIPYQDDYHRISNLVLRRYQHAKAEKRALPNLIIMDGGIQQVNACLKQLDILDLEIPVIGLVKNEHHRTDHLLNLDKKAINLDKSRKLFHFLTKMQDDVHNFTIRNFRTRQTKALITSVLDQVPGLGQTKIRQLNQSFGSLNEIKAASDEQLYNILKNKTTVENLKKFLASFGK; this comes from the coding sequence ATGGCAAATAATTTATCATTGCGAGAACAAGTCAGCAAATTACCCGACAAACCAGGTTGTTATATTTATTACAATATTTATAATCAGGTGTTATATGTTGGGAAAGCAAAAAATTTAAAAAATCGGGTTTCATCTTATTTTAATAAAGTATATAACTATAAAACAACGAGGTTAGTCAATGAAATTGACCATTTTGAAACAATTATTACAAATACTGAAAAAGAAGCCTTAATTTTAGAACATAATTTAATTAAGCAATATAAACCAAAATATAATATCCTCCTGAGTGATGATAAACACTATCCTTATATTGTAATTACCAAAGAACATGATCCCCAATATTTATATGTCCGTAATATTAGTAAAAAATATGCCCGTAGTTATGGCCCATTTCCGGAAGGAAGCCACGCCCGGGAAATTATTAAAATTTTAGAACGCTTATATCCGCTACGACGCTGCAAAGGTAACTTAGGAAAACCATGTTTGTATTATCATATTAACCAGTGTTCGGGAGCCTGCTTTAAAAAAGTGCCCCGAGAATATTATGAAGAGATGATTCAGCATGTTGATGAGTTTTTTAAGGGCAATACAAGCCAAATTAAGGCCTTATTAACCAAGAAAATGCACCAAACAGCTAGTAACTTACAATTTGAAGAAGCTAACAAAATAAAGCTGTTAATTCACCGCTTAGACTGGACAATTTCTGATCAAAATGTTGATTTTTTAAATAAGAACCAAAATGTTGATGTTGTTGGATTATTTAAAACCCCGGAAATGTTAGTAATTACGGTGTTATTTTATCGCCTGGGGAAATTAAGCTATAAAGATAGTGATTATTTTATGTTGGCTAATGATGATGATCCCCAAGAAATCATCCGGTTATATTTACAAAATATATACCAAAAAAATATTTTACCAAAAAAGATTATCATTGACCCCAAGGTGGACTTAACGGAATTAGCTTTGCTATATCCTAAGATTGTTAAACATCCAAAAAATACCAATGATCGCCACGTGATGAAGTTAGCAATTGCTAATAGCCAAGAAAGTTATTTGCAATACCAAAAATATCACCAGCACCGGGGCAGCAAAGAAGATTTGCTCCTAGAATTAAAAAAATTATTAAATTTACCTGAAATTCCATATTTAATTGAAATGTTTGATATTGCAAATATTAATGATGAATTTGTAACTGGTGGAGTTATTACTTATAAAAATGGGTTACCTTCCCGTAATGATTATCGTAAATATAACATTGATATCCCTTACCAAGATGATTACCACCGGATTAGTAATCTTGTTTTGCGCCGTTATCAGCATGCGAAAGCAGAAAAACGTGCCTTACCTAATTTAATTATTATGGATGGGGGAATTCAACAAGTCAATGCTTGTTTAAAACAATTAGATATTTTAGATTTAGAAATTCCTGTGATTGGTCTTGTTAAAAATGAACACCACCGGACGGACCACCTTTTAAATCTCGATAAAAAAGCTATTAATTTAGATAAATCTAGAAAACTTTTTCATTTTCTAACCAAAATGCAAGATGATGTTCATAATTTTACGATCCGTAATTTTAGAACCCGCCAAACTAAAGCATTAATTACTAGTGTCTTAGACCAGGTTCCTGGTCTCGGACAAACAAAAATCCGCCAGTTAAACCAGTCTTTTGGCTCGCTAAATGAAATTAAAGCTGCTAGTGATGAACAATTGTATAATATTTTAAAAAATAAAACAACTGTTGAAAATTTAAAAAAATTTTTGGCATCTTTTGGTAAGTAA
- the rplT gene encoding 50S ribosomal protein L20, protein MARVKGGPTTRQRRKKVIKQAKGYFGTKSTHFKKAKEQVMKSLAYAYRDRKQRKRDFRKLWIQRINAATREYDLSYSQFMNGLHKANIEVNRKMLSELAINNPAEFKVLVEESKKALKN, encoded by the coding sequence ATGGCAAGAGTAAAAGGTGGACCAACGACAAGACAACGTCGGAAAAAAGTAATTAAACAAGCTAAAGGTTATTTTGGAACAAAATCAACTCATTTTAAAAAAGCTAAAGAACAAGTAATGAAGTCGTTAGCTTATGCTTATCGTGATCGTAAACAACGCAAAAGAGATTTTCGAAAATTATGAATTCAAAGAATTAATGCGGCAACTCGTGAATATGATTTATCTTATTCACAATTTATGAATGGTTTACACAAAGCAAACATTGAAGTAAACCGTAAAATGTTATCAGAGTTAGCAATTAATAATCCAGCAGAATTCAAAGTATTAGTTGAGGAATCAAAAAAAGCATTAAAAAATTAA
- the rpmI gene encoding 50S ribosomal protein L35 yields MPKMKTKRALAKRVKVTGSGKWKRANAYTSHLAQNKSTKQKRHLRKASLIDKTDQKRLKDLIQ; encoded by the coding sequence ATGCCAAAAATGAAAACAAAAAGAGCTTTAGCAAAACGTGTTAAAGTGACCGGATCAGGAAAATGAAAAAGAGCAAATGCATATACTTCACATTTAGCTCAGAATAAATCAACTAAACAAAAACGTCATTTACGAAAAGCAAGTTTAATCGACAAAACTGATCAAAAAAGATTGAAAGATTTAATTCAATAG
- the infC gene encoding translation initiation factor IF-3 produces MNQATGKNLKTDIVNKDIRAREVLIINENGEKIGPLSRHEALALAEEKGLDLLLVSMNSNPPVAKLVDYGKFKYEQKKKERESKKHQHVTENKEMRLRTGIGDHDIEFKAKKVREFLENGDRVKISLKFRGREVARPEFGKETLKKFYSHIEDLAKIEKEPQLNGLFLDMYVVPKK; encoded by the coding sequence ATGAATCAAGCAACTGGAAAAAACCTAAAAACAGACATTGTTAATAAGGATATTCGTGCGCGCGAAGTACTAATTATTAATGAAAATGGGGAAAAAATTGGCCCATTATCACGCCATGAGGCTTTGGCATTGGCAGAAGAAAAGGGACTAGATTTATTACTAGTTTCAATGAATTCTAACCCGCCCGTTGCTAAACTGGTTGATTATGGGAAATTTAAATATGAACAAAAGAAAAAAGAACGCGAATCTAAAAAACACCAACATGTTACTGAAAATAAAGAAATGCGATTACGAACAGGGATTGGTGACCATGACATTGAATTCAAAGCTAAAAAAGTTCGCGAATTCTTAGAAAATGGTGATCGGGTTAAAATTTCTTTAAAATTTCGCGGAAGAGAAGTTGCTCGTCCCGAATTTGGGAAAGAAACTTTAAAAAAATTCTATAGTCATATTGAAGATCTAGCAAAAATTGAAAAAGAACCCCAATTAAACGGTTTGTTTTTAGACATGTATGTCGTACCAAAAAAATAA